From Pseudovibrio sp. Tun.PSC04-5.I4, a single genomic window includes:
- a CDS encoding Gfo/Idh/MocA family oxidoreductase codes for MGRELNDFAAKKKRLRVGFIGSGFIAEFHLKSMINVRNVDVTAVFGLDPERCRRFSSLVTELGLGDCTAYSTLEDLLGADDVDAVWLLTPNHTRLEVMKVIHKEILEGRSKVFSIACEKPLARTIGEAREMVRLAEEASLNHGYLENQVFCTPVLRGKEIIWRRAASTTGRPYLARAAEEHSGPHSPWFWQGDKQGGGVLSDMMCHSVEVARHLLTEPGADRKSLRVKEVNGSTANLKWVRKHYADKLIEQYGPSANYHERPSEDFARGTVLLEDQDGNEVVIEATTSWAYVGAGLRIQLELLGPEYSMEFNSLNTGLKIFMSREVSGSEGHDLVEKQNAEQGLMPVLEDEPGVYGYTDENRHMVECFRKGETPLETFEDGLAVVEILMGLYRSAEIGATVKFPIEDLTNYVPPVARVNA; via the coding sequence ATCGGGAGAGAACTAAATGACTTCGCTGCAAAAAAAAAGCGTCTTCGTGTGGGCTTTATCGGAAGTGGCTTTATTGCCGAGTTCCATCTGAAATCTATGATCAACGTTCGCAATGTAGATGTGACCGCCGTCTTTGGTCTTGACCCGGAAAGATGTCGTCGCTTTTCCAGTCTGGTTACGGAACTTGGCCTTGGTGATTGTACAGCCTATTCAACGCTTGAGGATCTGTTGGGGGCAGATGATGTGGATGCCGTCTGGCTTTTGACGCCGAACCATACCCGCCTTGAGGTGATGAAAGTCATTCATAAAGAGATCCTGGAGGGGCGCTCCAAGGTCTTTTCCATCGCCTGCGAAAAACCGCTTGCTCGCACTATTGGCGAAGCGCGCGAGATGGTTCGCTTGGCAGAAGAGGCCAGCCTCAACCACGGCTATCTTGAAAATCAGGTTTTTTGTACGCCCGTCCTACGCGGCAAGGAAATTATCTGGCGCCGTGCCGCATCCACCACAGGTCGCCCCTACCTCGCCCGTGCAGCGGAAGAGCATTCCGGGCCGCACAGCCCCTGGTTCTGGCAGGGAGATAAGCAGGGCGGCGGTGTGCTCTCCGATATGATGTGCCATTCGGTGGAAGTTGCCCGCCACCTGCTGACTGAGCCGGGCGCTGACCGTAAATCCCTCCGCGTAAAAGAAGTCAACGGCAGCACGGCAAACCTGAAGTGGGTTCGTAAGCACTATGCAGATAAGCTGATTGAGCAATATGGACCGAGTGCAAATTACCACGAGCGCCCATCTGAAGATTTTGCCCGTGGGACGGTTCTTCTGGAAGATCAGGACGGCAACGAGGTTGTAATTGAAGCAACCACCTCATGGGCCTATGTGGGTGCAGGCCTGCGTATTCAACTTGAGCTCCTTGGTCCTGAATATTCCATGGAATTTAATTCCCTTAATACTGGTTTGAAAATCTTCATGTCCCGCGAGGTTAGTGGATCGGAGGGCCACGATCTGGTTGAAAAACAAAACGCGGAACAAGGCTTGATGCCGGTATTGGAAGATGAGCCGGGCGTTTACGGCTATACGGACGAAAACCGCCACATGGTTGAATGCTTCCGCAAAGGAGAAACACCCCTTGAGACATTTGAGGATGGGTTGGCTGTTGTCGAAATCCTCATGGGCCTTTACCGCTCTGCCGAGATTGGCGCGACCGTCAAGTTCCCTATCGAGGACCTGACGAACTATGTACCACCGGTTGCCCGTGTGAACGCATAA
- a CDS encoding thermonuclease family protein, producing the protein MGTLTLILILAGALWLFRYRKGYGQANKTRQKDRCESAEQRPDKPVLHGSAYVVDGDGLTIQKTQVRLFGVDAPEMNHPYGKKAKWALVSLCKGQKIRAEILEKDAHGRTVARCTLEDGRDLSAEMVKLGLAIDWPKFSGGEYSSFELPGVRKKLWLANARQKGHMHVWEKYEEKQKSRAAKVE; encoded by the coding sequence TTGGGAACCTTGACACTCATACTCATTTTGGCTGGTGCCTTATGGCTATTTCGTTATCGAAAGGGATATGGTCAAGCTAACAAGACCCGTCAAAAAGACCGTTGCGAGAGCGCAGAACAGCGCCCAGATAAACCTGTATTGCATGGTTCTGCTTACGTGGTCGATGGCGACGGTTTGACTATCCAGAAAACTCAAGTGCGTTTGTTTGGTGTAGATGCACCCGAGATGAACCACCCATACGGAAAGAAAGCTAAGTGGGCGTTGGTTTCCTTGTGCAAGGGTCAGAAGATACGAGCAGAAATTCTCGAAAAGGATGCCCATGGTCGCACGGTGGCAAGGTGTACTCTGGAAGACGGGCGCGACCTTTCTGCTGAAATGGTCAAGCTTGGACTGGCTATCGACTGGCCGAAGTTCTCAGGTGGAGAATATAGCTCATTTGAGCTTCCCGGGGTCCGAAAGAAGCTGTGGCTCGCTAACGCCCGTCAGAAAGGCCATATGCATGTTTGGGAGAAATACGAGGAGAAACAAAAATCTCGTGCAGCCAAAGTCGAATAA